The following coding sequences are from one Natrarchaeobaculum sulfurireducens window:
- a CDS encoding DUF7344 domain-containing protein: MTLYVNRSSAGKDRSVGRGVTPATDDPFSRKQLENVLENSRRRAVLRRLLTEPDGEQIAVRTLVADVADAEHDTIAVTTLLERRQRVHVSLSRTHLPLLESRGFISYDRERGLVSPGRELLAVEDLLEKS; encoded by the coding sequence ATGACGCTCTACGTGAACCGATCGTCCGCCGGCAAGGATAGATCGGTCGGCCGCGGGGTCACTCCTGCAACCGACGACCCATTTTCCCGCAAGCAACTCGAGAACGTCCTCGAGAACTCCCGGCGACGAGCGGTGTTGCGGCGGTTACTCACCGAACCAGACGGCGAGCAGATCGCGGTACGTACGCTGGTGGCGGACGTCGCTGACGCCGAGCACGACACAATAGCCGTCACGACGCTCTTGGAACGTCGCCAGCGCGTTCACGTCTCCCTGTCCAGGACACACCTCCCGCTGCTGGAGTCGCGCGGATTCATCTCGTACGACCGAGAACGGGGGCTCGTCTCGCCCGGCAGAGAACTGCTGGCGGTCGAAGACCTCCTCGAGAAGTCATAG